The following are from one region of the Cystobacter fuscus DSM 2262 genome:
- a CDS encoding protein kinase domain-containing protein, whose product MVTGDSQGPGDTGTDPLIGRTLNGRFSILEPLGVGGMGRVYRAKQTPLDRVVALKVLNPHFPTSKDPGFQKRFLREASLSSKLRHPNTVTVIDYGQTDDGIYYIAMEYIEGRTLGQAIAESGPIAWARALSITQQICRSLREAHNQGIVHRDLKPANIMLLNEADQDHVKVLDFGLVKSIAVSENAPNPEITQSGTFLGSPAYMAPEQARNEADVRSDVYSLGVVLYQMLVGRPPFVSKDHIELIFAHHKELPPAFSSVRPDISVPMSIEAVVRRCMEKDPARRYQTMDELLEALRTASMEAGGHSGIFRHPSGQSTTGPHKTPLFAGLSADNHSSGDTLAVDISVEVPPDIQKARRRTLLIGGLVGGGIAVLLTGGLLLSSSLFGSASAPRSEPVVAAAPQAAPVEPAADAVVRFRLMSQPTGAHVFYKGEERGTTPLLLEIPKDKGQDTFTAEFTFTLDGYHPETVITGGSGEVVFSQKMQRVRTASRGNSSSRVERAMASNGASPAAAVGSMSAPVLLEAEPPPPSETKSTSAVAVPVVAVAPAVESRKADGPVPFQEGMPRPVEIQGKEIVFSREARAARVSGVMIVKCVITPKGSVESCRVIKGLPHMNEAVVQSLQARLYKPIVIDGRPTAVDYPFVIRLVPPRER is encoded by the coding sequence ATGGTGACCGGCGACTCACAGGGTCCAGGTGATACGGGGACGGATCCCCTCATCGGGCGAACGCTCAACGGCCGCTTCAGCATCCTCGAGCCGCTGGGTGTGGGAGGCATGGGCCGGGTCTATCGCGCCAAGCAGACGCCCCTGGACCGGGTGGTGGCGCTCAAGGTGCTCAACCCCCACTTCCCCACGAGCAAGGATCCGGGCTTCCAGAAGCGCTTCCTGCGCGAGGCCTCGCTCTCCTCCAAGCTCCGCCACCCCAACACGGTGACGGTGATTGATTACGGGCAGACGGACGACGGCATCTACTACATCGCCATGGAGTACATCGAGGGCCGCACCCTCGGCCAGGCGATAGCGGAGTCGGGTCCCATCGCCTGGGCACGCGCGCTGAGCATCACCCAACAGATCTGCCGTTCACTGCGCGAGGCACACAACCAGGGCATCGTCCACCGCGACCTCAAGCCGGCCAACATCATGCTGCTCAACGAGGCCGACCAGGACCACGTCAAGGTGTTGGACTTCGGACTGGTGAAGTCCATCGCCGTGTCGGAGAACGCGCCCAATCCGGAGATCACCCAGAGCGGCACCTTCCTGGGCTCCCCGGCGTACATGGCGCCCGAGCAGGCGCGCAACGAAGCCGACGTGCGCAGCGACGTGTATTCGCTCGGCGTGGTGCTCTACCAGATGCTGGTGGGCCGGCCGCCGTTCGTCTCCAAGGATCACATCGAGCTCATCTTCGCCCACCACAAGGAGCTGCCCCCCGCGTTCAGCTCCGTGCGGCCGGACATCTCCGTGCCCATGAGCATCGAGGCGGTGGTGCGCCGCTGCATGGAGAAGGATCCGGCGCGCCGCTACCAGACGATGGACGAGCTGCTGGAGGCCCTGCGCACCGCCAGCATGGAGGCGGGCGGCCACAGCGGCATCTTCAGGCACCCGAGCGGGCAGAGCACCACCGGGCCGCACAAGACGCCGCTCTTCGCGGGCCTCTCCGCGGACAACCACTCGAGCGGAGACACGCTCGCGGTGGACATCAGCGTGGAGGTGCCGCCCGACATCCAGAAGGCGCGCCGGCGCACGCTGCTCATCGGCGGGCTCGTGGGTGGAGGCATCGCGGTGCTGCTCACGGGAGGGCTGCTGCTGTCCTCGAGCCTCTTCGGGTCGGCGTCGGCGCCCCGGAGCGAGCCGGTGGTCGCCGCGGCGCCCCAGGCCGCCCCCGTCGAGCCCGCGGCGGACGCGGTGGTGCGCTTCCGGCTGATGAGCCAGCCCACGGGAGCGCACGTCTTCTACAAGGGAGAGGAGCGCGGCACGACGCCGCTGCTGCTGGAGATTCCCAAGGACAAGGGCCAGGACACCTTCACCGCCGAGTTCACCTTCACGCTGGACGGCTACCACCCGGAGACGGTCATCACCGGCGGCTCGGGCGAGGTGGTGTTCTCCCAGAAGATGCAGCGGGTGCGCACGGCCAGCCGGGGGAATTCGTCCAGCCGGGTGGAGCGGGCCATGGCCTCGAACGGCGCCTCGCCGGCGGCGGCCGTGGGCTCGATGTCCGCGCCGGTGCTGCTGGAGGCCGAGCCGCCTCCGCCCTCGGAGACCAAGAGCACGTCGGCGGTGGCCGTGCCCGTGGTGGCGGTGGCCCCGGCGGTGGAGTCGCGCAAGGCCGACGGTCCCGTGCCCTTCCAGGAGGGCATGCCCCGTCCGGTGGAGATCCAGGGCAAGGAGATCGTGTTCTCGCGCGAGGCGCGCGCGGCGCGCGTGTCGGGTGTGATGATCGTCAAGTGCGTCATCACGCCCAAGGGCAGCGTGGAGAGCTGCCGCGTCATCAAGGGCCTGCCGCACATGAACGAGGCGGTGGTGCAGTCGCTGCAAGCGCGCCTCTACAAGCCCATCGTGATCGACGGCCGCCCGACGGCGGTGGACTACCCCTTCGTCATCCGGCTGGTGCCTCCCCGCGAGCGCTGA
- a CDS encoding myxosortase-dependent metalloprotease, MXAN_2677/MXAN_2678 family — MTRPLVMMASAVLCLCAPRAGAQVYHRTLVEGRPFCVFWPGREYVYRLDAAGSARTPGDSEFAAIEASVESWRAVSATCSDYTFRRGPDIAHPSVGYVEPPPGVESSEVNENVITFREQDCNDVTPPGDPCIKGGTCGNLYSCWEHGGGILGLTTTTYGKSSGKVFDADIELNAAPAGRGFLFTTVDSPPCDGSQTSGCVSADVQNTVTHELGHVVGLDHVPEQPGSTMEPSAFPGETNKRIIDVGSIAGFCDAYPRGLPPTQCGENPELGRRFQAVSHVPWSGCAAAPGALLPAAALLGAWALRRRRGRTHGP; from the coding sequence ATGACGCGCCCGCTCGTGATGATGGCGTCCGCGGTGCTCTGCCTCTGCGCGCCTCGCGCCGGGGCGCAGGTCTACCACCGGACCCTGGTCGAGGGCCGGCCCTTCTGTGTCTTCTGGCCCGGGCGCGAGTACGTCTACCGCCTGGACGCGGCGGGCAGTGCTCGCACCCCGGGGGACTCCGAGTTCGCGGCCATCGAGGCCTCGGTGGAGTCCTGGCGCGCGGTGTCCGCCACCTGCAGTGACTACACCTTCCGCAGGGGGCCCGACATCGCGCACCCCTCCGTGGGCTATGTCGAGCCTCCCCCCGGGGTCGAGTCCTCCGAGGTGAACGAGAACGTCATCACCTTCCGCGAGCAGGACTGCAACGACGTCACTCCTCCGGGAGACCCCTGCATCAAGGGCGGGACCTGCGGCAACCTCTACTCCTGCTGGGAGCACGGTGGGGGCATCCTCGGGCTGACCACCACCACCTATGGCAAGAGCTCCGGCAAGGTCTTCGACGCGGACATCGAGCTCAACGCGGCCCCGGCGGGCAGGGGGTTTCTCTTCACCACCGTGGACTCGCCGCCCTGTGACGGCAGCCAGACCTCCGGGTGTGTCTCCGCCGACGTGCAGAACACGGTGACCCACGAGCTCGGCCACGTGGTCGGGCTGGACCATGTTCCCGAACAGCCGGGTTCCACCATGGAGCCCTCCGCGTTCCCCGGAGAGACGAACAAGCGCATCATCGACGTGGGCAGCATCGCGGGCTTCTGTGATGCCTACCCCCGGGGACTCCCGCCCACCCAGTGCGGCGAGAACCCGGAGCTCGGCCGCCGCTTCCAGGCGGTGTCCCACGTCCCGTGGTCCGGGTGCGCGGCGGCGCCCGGCGCCCTGCTGCCCGCGGCGGCGCTGCTCGGCGCGTGGGCATTGCGCCGACGGCGCGGGCGCACGCACGGCCCGTGA
- a CDS encoding myxosortase-dependent metalloprotease, MXAN_2677/MXAN_2678 family, which produces MMGTTALLLSLAVAQSSPYVRSHVDKDDSSTQCLFWTTPTLTWNLSSVGNPESVDEQKQREFAAIRASFQSWQRIFEDCGNLRFSEGPLLDERRVGYVQKEENHNLVLFRSRRCQEIAPAADKCWAEETCGNVYDCWDSDDRTIALTLTTYDERSGIIYDSDIQLNASGFVFTTVSSPPCAQPISSKTPNCVATDVQNTMTHELGHLVGLDHTWLSSSVMYPQAPSGEVSKRIIDAGSRDFVCRAYPKGLASQSCLTPTLNASSPGDTSLALGRQVAGCSTTGGAPWLSALAALSWLGWRRRGVRS; this is translated from the coding sequence ATGATGGGCACCACCGCCCTGCTCCTCTCCCTCGCCGTGGCGCAGAGCAGCCCCTATGTGCGCAGCCATGTGGACAAGGACGACTCGAGCACCCAGTGCCTCTTCTGGACGACACCCACCCTCACCTGGAACCTGAGCAGCGTGGGCAACCCGGAGAGCGTGGATGAGCAGAAGCAGCGCGAGTTCGCGGCCATCCGCGCCTCCTTCCAGAGCTGGCAGCGCATCTTCGAGGACTGCGGCAACCTGCGCTTCTCCGAGGGGCCACTGCTCGACGAGCGCCGGGTGGGCTACGTGCAGAAGGAGGAGAACCACAACCTCGTTCTCTTCCGCTCGCGGCGCTGCCAGGAGATAGCGCCCGCGGCCGACAAGTGCTGGGCCGAGGAGACGTGCGGCAACGTCTACGACTGCTGGGACAGCGATGATCGCACCATCGCCCTCACGCTCACCACGTATGACGAGCGCTCCGGCATCATCTACGACTCGGACATCCAGTTGAACGCGAGTGGCTTCGTCTTCACCACCGTGTCCAGTCCGCCCTGCGCCCAGCCCATCTCCAGCAAGACGCCCAACTGCGTGGCCACCGACGTGCAGAACACCATGACCCACGAGCTCGGCCACCTCGTCGGCCTGGATCACACGTGGTTGAGCTCCTCCGTCATGTACCCCCAGGCGCCCTCGGGGGAGGTCTCCAAGCGCATCATCGACGCGGGCTCGCGCGACTTCGTGTGCCGCGCCTATCCCAAGGGTCTCGCCAGCCAGAGCTGCCTCACGCCCACGCTCAACGCGTCGTCCCCGGGTGACACCTCCCTCGCGCTGGGCAGGCAGGTCGCGGGGTGCTCCACCACGGGCGGCGCGCCGTGGCTCTCCGCGCTGGCGGCACTGAGCTGGCTGGGGTGGCGGCGCCGGGGCGTTCGCTCATGA
- the gltX gene encoding glutamate--tRNA ligase, translating into MASAPRVRFAPSPTGYLHIGGARTALFNYLYAKRHGGVFILRIEDTDQERSTPESVKAILDGLTWLGIDWDEGPGKEGPAAPYFQTQRLDLYKQYADQLLAEGKAYRCYCTREEIDARRAAVEKATGKPGTYKYEGTCRERKDVPEGRSAVIRFKMPSQEGEVTFNDKALGPITKAYSDLDDWVMLRADGIPLYNYGCVIDDHTMDITLVGRGQEHVNSTFPQLMLYQALGWKPPEFAHFPLILGPDREKLSKRKHPEADVMLHKRNGILPEALLNFVVRLGWSHGNDEVISRDQMVEWFDFDHVGTTSGVWNPEKLLWLNQQWLKLLAPAVVASTLADFLVAKGVQIKAGDPRLERVVMAFRERAKTQQEMADMALKYFQHGVALEEKAAAKHLTAESKPLLVQVREQAAALAQWNAAGLDEVVKKVSEQAAVGMGKVAQPVRVAVTGGTVSPGIGETLELLGREESLHRLDAALARVG; encoded by the coding sequence ATGGCCTCCGCACCTCGCGTCCGATTCGCTCCGTCCCCCACCGGCTACCTGCACATCGGGGGCGCCCGTACCGCCCTGTTCAACTACCTCTACGCGAAGCGCCACGGTGGCGTGTTCATCCTGCGCATCGAGGACACCGACCAGGAGCGCTCCACCCCCGAGTCCGTCAAGGCCATCCTCGACGGCCTCACCTGGCTGGGCATCGACTGGGACGAGGGGCCCGGCAAGGAGGGGCCCGCGGCCCCCTACTTCCAGACCCAGCGGTTGGACCTGTACAAGCAGTACGCGGACCAGCTCCTCGCCGAGGGCAAGGCGTACCGCTGCTACTGCACCCGCGAGGAGATCGACGCGCGCCGCGCCGCCGTGGAGAAGGCCACGGGCAAACCGGGCACCTACAAGTACGAGGGCACCTGCCGCGAGCGCAAGGACGTGCCCGAGGGCCGCTCCGCCGTCATCCGCTTCAAGATGCCGTCGCAGGAGGGCGAGGTGACGTTCAACGACAAGGCGCTCGGGCCCATCACCAAGGCGTACTCGGACCTGGATGACTGGGTGATGCTGCGCGCCGACGGCATCCCGCTCTACAACTACGGCTGCGTCATCGACGACCACACCATGGACATCACCCTGGTGGGGCGCGGGCAGGAGCACGTCAACTCCACCTTCCCGCAGCTCATGCTCTACCAGGCCCTCGGCTGGAAGCCGCCCGAGTTCGCCCACTTCCCGCTCATCCTCGGGCCGGACCGCGAGAAGCTGTCCAAGCGCAAGCACCCCGAGGCGGACGTCATGCTGCACAAGCGCAACGGCATCCTGCCCGAGGCGCTGCTCAACTTCGTCGTGCGCCTGGGCTGGAGCCACGGCAACGACGAGGTCATCTCGCGCGATCAGATGGTCGAGTGGTTCGACTTCGACCACGTGGGCACCACGTCCGGGGTGTGGAACCCGGAGAAGCTGCTGTGGCTCAACCAGCAGTGGCTCAAGCTGCTCGCCCCCGCGGTGGTGGCCTCGACGCTCGCGGACTTCCTGGTGGCCAAGGGCGTGCAGATCAAGGCGGGCGACCCCCGGCTGGAGCGCGTGGTGATGGCCTTCCGCGAGCGCGCCAAGACGCAACAGGAGATGGCCGACATGGCGCTCAAGTACTTCCAGCACGGCGTGGCGCTGGAGGAGAAGGCCGCGGCCAAGCACCTCACCGCCGAGTCCAAGCCCCTGCTCGTCCAGGTGCGCGAGCAGGCCGCCGCGCTCGCCCAGTGGAACGCCGCCGGGTTGGACGAGGTGGTGAAGAAGGTGAGCGAGCAGGCCGCGGTGGGCATGGGCAAGGTCGCCCAGCCGGTGCGCGTGGCCGTGACGGGCGGCACCGTGAGCCCGGGCATCGGCGAGACGCTCGAGCTCCTGGGGCGCGAGGAGTCCCTGCACCGCCTGGACGCGGCGCTCGCCCGCGTCGGCTAG
- a CDS encoding response regulator — protein MDLPFETDESSGGEGGGGTLASTVLVVDDEPVVRDVCARLLAREPDLVVTLAEDAEQALMLLDSQRFDVLITDKNLPGMGGVELIAEARARQPSLEAVMITGYSSSESVIAAFAAGASDYILKPFEDLRLVRAKVRAALERRAGRVKGREQARRVAREAAELLQAGEQASPQARQQMESQLRAYELASRMSPGGQVAVVGSTEALRTLLEEGLEAVALPPDSPALLGAAVVVLETGAPDWWDIAERLQTASPDVVLLAGPHADLADLLDAITLRLELVGFGSSSPRALPERVRMLLMRRNLQRAQTNLASALMAFRESLARGGA, from the coding sequence ATGGACCTCCCCTTCGAGACGGATGAGAGCAGTGGAGGTGAGGGGGGTGGGGGCACCCTCGCCTCGACCGTGCTGGTGGTGGACGACGAGCCCGTGGTGCGGGATGTGTGCGCGCGTCTGCTGGCCCGAGAGCCGGACCTGGTGGTGACCCTGGCCGAGGACGCGGAGCAGGCGCTGATGCTGCTCGACTCCCAGCGCTTCGACGTGCTCATCACCGACAAGAACCTGCCGGGCATGGGCGGCGTGGAGCTCATCGCCGAGGCTCGCGCGCGCCAGCCCTCGCTGGAGGCGGTGATGATCACCGGCTACTCCAGCTCCGAGTCGGTGATCGCCGCCTTCGCCGCGGGCGCCAGTGACTACATCCTCAAGCCCTTCGAGGATTTGCGCCTGGTGCGCGCCAAGGTGCGCGCCGCGCTGGAGCGCCGGGCGGGACGGGTGAAGGGCCGGGAGCAGGCGCGGCGGGTGGCCCGGGAGGCCGCCGAGCTGCTGCAGGCGGGCGAGCAGGCCTCCCCCCAGGCGCGCCAGCAGATGGAGAGCCAGCTGCGCGCGTACGAGCTCGCCAGCCGGATGTCGCCGGGAGGCCAGGTGGCGGTGGTGGGCAGCACCGAGGCCCTGCGGACCCTGTTGGAGGAAGGCCTGGAGGCGGTGGCCTTGCCGCCGGACTCCCCCGCGCTCCTGGGCGCTGCCGTGGTGGTGCTGGAGACGGGCGCGCCGGACTGGTGGGACATCGCCGAGCGCCTCCAGACGGCCTCACCGGACGTGGTGTTGCTCGCCGGCCCCCACGCGGACCTGGCGGATCTCCTGGACGCCATCACCCTGCGCCTGGAGTTGGTGGGCTTCGGCTCCTCGTCGCCGCGGGCGCTGCCGGAGCGGGTGCGCATGTTGCTCATGCGCCGCAACCTGCAGCGCGCCCAGACGAACCTGGCCTCGGCCCTGATGGCCTTCCGGGAGAGCCTCGCGCGGGGCGGTGCCTAG